A genomic window from Punica granatum isolate Tunisia-2019 chromosome 2, ASM765513v2, whole genome shotgun sequence includes:
- the LOC116196192 gene encoding 7-methylguanosine phosphate-specific 5'-nucleotidase A, whose product MISFCLQKFIRSAIALPLRRTSAPPLLANPRRRLRNSIRRGSHAGTRVEMDENVPAKASINMVVGDRDLLEKKIAAIRMAGPQKLQVIADFDATLTRYWVDGLRGNSSHGLLQQGNPKYDAKRQQLYEYYHPLEYSPTIPIDEKTKLMEEWWEKTHGLLVEGGLTYDAIQKSVANARIAFRDGVVELFELLAKKGIPVLIFSAGLADVIEEVLRQKLHRSFTNIRIVSNRMVFDDDGRLVSFKGRTIHSLNKNEHALDMAAPLHDTLGDNDGPVNDNASVKMRTNVLLLGDHIGDLRMSDGLNYDTRISVGFLNDNIEGSIDCYSKSFDVVYLNDAPMSGVVELVAQLFPTE is encoded by the exons ATGATCAGTTTCTGTCTCCAAAAATTCATCCGCTCCGCCATTGCATTGCCCCTCCGCCGGACTTCAGCTCCCCCATTGCTCGCAAATCCTCGTCGTCGTCTCCGCAATTCCATTCGTCGCGG TTCCCACGCGGGGACTCGGGTCGAGATGGACGAAAATGTGCCGGCAAAGGCTTCCATTAACATGGTCGTTGGTGACCGGGATTTGCTTGAGAAGAAGATTGCTGCCATTCGCATGGCTGGCCCTCAGAAGCTCCAG GTGATTGCAGATTTTGATGCAACTTTGACCAGATACTGGGTTGATGGCCTCCGGGGGAATT CCAGTCATGGCCTTCTGCAACAGGGTAACCCCAAATATGATGCCAAGAGGCAGCAACTGTATGAGTATTACCATCCATTGGAATATTCCCCCACAATTCCCATTGATGAGAAGACAAAGCTCATGGAAGAATG GTGGGAAAAGACGCATGGCCTTCTTGTCGAGGGTGGCTTAACATATGATGCCATCCAAAAGTCGGTTGCTAATGCTAGAATTGCTTTTAGGGATGGTGTGGTTGAACTCTTTGAGCTTCTTGCG AAGAAAGGTATCCCGGTTCTTATATTTTCTGCAGGGCTGGCAGATGTAATAGAAGAG GTCTTGAGGCAGAAACTTCACAGATCTTTTACAAACATTAGAATTGTGTCCAACAGAATGGTTTTTGATGATGACGGTCGCCTCGTATCTTTCAAAG GGAGGACTATTCACAGTCTAAACAAAAACGAGCATGCTCTTGATATGGCTGCTCCTCTTCATGACACATTGGGTGATAATGATGGTCCTGTTAATGATAATGCTTCTGTAAAGATGAGAACCAATGTCCTGCTCCTTGGTGATCACATTGGAGACTTAAGGATGTCTGATGGTTTGAATTATGACACTCGAATATCTGTGGGCTTTTT GAATGATAACATTGAAGGCTCAATTGATTGCTATTCTAAATCCTTTGATGTGGTTTATTTG AATGATGCTCCCATGTCGGGGGTAGTGGAACTTGTTGCTCAGCTTTTTCCCACAGAATGA
- the LOC116196193 gene encoding RING-H2 finger protein ATL70-like, giving the protein MMSNSAGISPSDSQGTISSLAYDVTFVIGFVLLILLILLACCICSRAERQAQNLQFRDGAPARQGHGINEATLSSYPKLSYSKAKHERGGESIASGCSICLVDYKESDMLRSLPRCGHMFHVKCVDPWLRMHSTCPICRTSPHLGTRVSIPETGLPPS; this is encoded by the coding sequence ATGATGAGCAATTCTGCGGGCATATCACCGAGTGATTCACAGGGAACCATCAGCTCACTTGCTTATGACGTCACGTTCGTCATCGGCTTCGTCCTCCTCATCCTACTCATCCTACTGGCGTGCTGCATCTGCTCCCGCGCCGAACGCCAGGCCCAGAACCTGCAGTTTCGGGACGGTGCCCCTGCTAGACAAGGCCATGGTATCAACGAAGCCACCCTCTCGAGCTACCCTAAGCTCAGCTACTCGAAAGCGAAGCACGAGCGGGGCGGGGAGTCGATCGCGTCGGGTTGCTCGATTTGCTTGGTGGACTATAAGGAGTCGGATATGCTGAGGTCGCTCCCCCGATGTGGACACATGTTCCATGTCAAGTGTGTGGATCCGTGGCTTAGGATGCACTCAACCTGTCCCATTTGCCGGACTTCTCCTCACTTGGGGACTAGGGTTTCGATTCCAGAGACCGGCCTGCCTCCGAGTTGA